A section of the Candidatus Eisenbacteria bacterium genome encodes:
- a CDS encoding DUF2088 domain-containing protein, giving the protein MAWKLKYGDTGVTFAAPEGVTVSLLAPAPITPLLDPTQAVRDALDAPTGSPRLRDLAAGARKVLLVVPALSRPCGLPVVLSQVLDVLQDSGVGLRQVEILVARGLQPRLEADQVEAVIGSEVWNRVVVDQHDADDAEGLDELGDTERGTPLHLNRRTMEAGQLLVLVGTLGLDPLAGFSGGPGLMLPGLSGRATALASRRLALGDPSGSEPAPDCRPGELEGNPLYEDSVEATEKVDPDFLVHTAVDEDGRMLKVVAGEWRKAYEAGCNWLRPRLRTPFAEPRPWAVASAGGRDRDFLLSLAPLVSASACVRDGGSLVYLARCGGGLGSASLEKWLTLGSAAAISGALRGEYDADGHLAMLVRRELERIQVHLVSSLPSDTVKKLGLIPHATLEEAVEAARAAAPEGSQGFVVPAPARTLLGSVSASAREAVAG; this is encoded by the coding sequence ATGGCCTGGAAGCTGAAGTACGGAGACACCGGGGTGACGTTCGCCGCGCCGGAGGGGGTGACGGTCTCCCTCCTCGCGCCGGCGCCGATCACGCCGCTGCTGGACCCCACCCAGGCGGTCCGGGATGCCCTGGACGCTCCCACCGGCTCGCCGCGGCTTCGCGACCTGGCGGCCGGCGCGCGGAAGGTGCTGCTGGTGGTTCCGGCCCTGTCGCGCCCGTGCGGGCTTCCGGTGGTCCTGAGCCAGGTGCTGGATGTGCTCCAGGACTCCGGCGTGGGCCTGCGCCAGGTCGAGATCCTGGTGGCCCGCGGGTTGCAGCCGCGCCTCGAGGCCGACCAGGTGGAAGCCGTGATCGGCTCCGAAGTCTGGAACCGGGTGGTGGTGGACCAGCACGACGCCGACGACGCCGAAGGGCTCGACGAGCTGGGGGACACCGAGCGCGGCACGCCGCTGCACCTCAACCGCCGTACCATGGAGGCGGGCCAGCTGCTGGTGCTGGTGGGCACGCTGGGCCTGGACCCTCTGGCCGGATTCAGCGGCGGTCCCGGGCTGATGCTTCCGGGACTCTCCGGTCGCGCCACCGCGCTGGCCAGCCGCCGGCTGGCCCTGGGCGACCCGTCCGGAAGCGAGCCGGCCCCCGACTGCCGGCCCGGCGAGCTGGAAGGCAACCCGCTCTACGAGGACTCCGTGGAAGCCACCGAGAAGGTGGATCCCGACTTCCTGGTCCACACCGCCGTGGACGAGGACGGCCGGATGCTGAAGGTGGTGGCCGGCGAGTGGCGCAAGGCCTACGAGGCCGGCTGCAACTGGCTGCGCCCGCGCCTGCGCACGCCCTTCGCCGAGCCGCGCCCGTGGGCGGTGGCCTCCGCCGGGGGCCGCGACCGGGACTTCCTCCTCTCGCTCGCCCCGCTGGTCTCGGCCAGCGCCTGCGTGCGCGACGGGGGCAGCCTGGTGTACCTGGCCCGATGCGGCGGCGGCCTGGGCTCGGCCTCGCTGGAGAAGTGGCTCACCCTGGGCTCGGCCGCCGCGATCTCGGGCGCGCTGCGCGGGGAGTACGACGCCGACGGGCACCTGGCCATGCTGGTGCGCCGCGAGCTGGAACGCATCCAGGTGCACCTGGTGAGCTCGCTGCCGTCCGACACGGTGAAGAAGCTGGGCCTGATCCCGCACGCCACGCTGGAGGAGGCCGTGGAGGCCGCGCGCGCCGCGGCTCCCGAGGGCTCGCAGGGCTTCGTGGTGCCGGCGCCCGCCCGCACGCTGCTGGGCTCGGTGTCCGCCTCCGCGCGCGAGGCGGTGGCAGGCTAG
- a CDS encoding branched-chain amino acid transaminase, whose amino-acid sequence MAIDKVEKIWMNGKLVRWEDAKIHVMSHVIHYGSGVFEGMRAYDTPKGTMAFRHPEHVKRLFDSAKVYRMEIPFSMEEVSNAILETVRVNKLKACYMRPIVFRGYGSIGVNPAGCAIDVVIAAFPWGKYLGPEALEKGAKVRVSSWTRMAPNTFPAMAKSSANYMNSQLIKMEAIADGYDEGIALDARGLVSEGSGENLFVVRGGEIFTPPMADSVLMGITRDTIITLARDLGFKVNEQSIPREMLYIADEVFMTGSAAEVTPITSVDRVTVGAGTRGPVTRQLQEAFFDVIEARRPDAYRWLTPVYEGVPVESRSGQ is encoded by the coding sequence ATGGCGATCGACAAGGTCGAGAAGATCTGGATGAACGGGAAGCTGGTGCGGTGGGAGGACGCCAAGATCCACGTCATGTCGCATGTGATCCACTACGGGTCCGGCGTGTTCGAGGGCATGCGCGCCTACGACACGCCCAAGGGCACCATGGCTTTCCGCCACCCGGAGCACGTGAAGCGGCTCTTCGATTCCGCCAAGGTCTACCGCATGGAGATCCCTTTCAGCATGGAGGAGGTCTCGAACGCCATCCTCGAGACGGTCCGCGTCAACAAGCTCAAGGCGTGCTATATGCGCCCGATCGTGTTTCGCGGCTACGGCTCCATCGGGGTGAACCCGGCGGGCTGCGCCATCGACGTGGTGATCGCCGCCTTCCCGTGGGGCAAGTACCTGGGCCCCGAGGCGCTGGAGAAGGGCGCCAAGGTGCGGGTGTCCTCCTGGACGCGCATGGCGCCGAACACCTTCCCGGCCATGGCCAAGTCCTCGGCGAACTACATGAACTCGCAGCTGATCAAGATGGAGGCCATCGCCGACGGCTACGACGAGGGCATCGCCCTGGACGCGCGCGGCCTGGTCAGCGAGGGCAGCGGCGAGAACCTGTTCGTGGTGCGCGGCGGCGAGATCTTCACCCCGCCCATGGCCGACTCGGTGCTCATGGGCATCACCCGCGACACCATCATCACCCTGGCCCGCGACCTGGGCTTCAAGGTCAACGAGCAGTCCATCCCGCGCGAGATGCTCTACATCGCCGACGAGGTGTTCATGACCGGCAGCGCCGCCGAGGTCACGCCGATCACCTCGGTGGACCGCGTCACCGTGGGCGCCGGCACGCGGGGCCCGGTGACCCGGCAGTTGCAGGAGGCGTTCTTCGACGTCATCGAGGCCCGCCGCCCCGACGCCTACCGCTGGCTCACGCCGGTCTACGAGGGAGTGCCGGTTGAAAGTCGCTCTGGGCAGTGA
- the gatB gene encoding Asp-tRNA(Asn)/Glu-tRNA(Gln) amidotransferase subunit GatB — MSGPRGHVRGADGRTWETVVGLEVHAQLLTRTKAFCGCRNLYGAPPNTLVCPVCSGQPGVLPVLNRAAVELASRVALAVGARVRERSVFARKNYFYPDNPKNYQISQYDLPFCEGGGVPIEADGARLDIGLTRIHLEEDAGKLIHPEGGTDPRASWVDFNRAGVPLIEIVSEPEMRSGEEAYAYLAQLKQLLEYLEVCDCNMEEGSLRCDVNVSVRPAGATELGAKFEIKNLNSFRNVQKSIDCYVRLATGDGADTGGASDLSRHLDRGSHTLAYDPAEDRLTVMRSKEEAHDYRYFPEPDLPPLVVTAADLDRARAELPELPWARRERFASAFDLRPYDAQVLTATRALADYFEAVVAGGAEGRAASNWIQTEVLGALAREKKEFADFRVPAAGLAELLGLVKDGTLSGKMAKDVFAEMVSTGRTAGSVVSEQGLQQVTDAGALDTAVRQALAQNADAVASYLQGTEKSFTFLVGMVMKETRGRANPALVNAALKRALEALKSQT, encoded by the coding sequence ATGAGCGGCCCGCGCGGCCATGTCCGCGGCGCCGACGGCCGCACCTGGGAGACCGTGGTGGGCCTGGAGGTCCACGCGCAGCTGCTCACCCGCACCAAGGCCTTCTGCGGGTGCCGCAACCTGTACGGCGCGCCGCCCAACACGTTGGTGTGCCCGGTGTGCAGCGGCCAGCCCGGGGTGCTGCCGGTCCTGAATCGCGCCGCCGTGGAGCTGGCGTCCCGCGTGGCGCTGGCGGTGGGGGCCCGGGTGCGGGAGCGCAGCGTGTTCGCGCGCAAGAATTACTTCTACCCGGACAATCCGAAGAACTACCAGATCTCGCAGTACGACCTGCCCTTCTGCGAAGGGGGCGGGGTGCCCATCGAGGCGGACGGGGCGCGGCTCGACATCGGCCTCACGCGCATCCATCTCGAGGAGGACGCCGGCAAGCTGATCCACCCGGAGGGTGGGACCGACCCGCGCGCCTCGTGGGTGGACTTCAACCGCGCGGGGGTGCCGCTGATCGAGATCGTGAGCGAGCCCGAGATGCGCTCCGGCGAGGAGGCCTACGCCTACCTGGCGCAGCTCAAGCAGCTGCTCGAGTACCTGGAGGTCTGCGACTGCAACATGGAGGAGGGGAGCCTGCGCTGCGACGTGAACGTCTCGGTGCGACCGGCGGGCGCCACGGAGCTGGGTGCGAAGTTCGAGATCAAGAACCTGAACTCCTTCCGCAACGTCCAGAAGTCCATCGACTGCTACGTGCGCCTGGCCACCGGCGACGGGGCCGACACCGGCGGCGCCAGCGACCTGTCGCGGCACCTGGACCGCGGCTCGCACACGCTGGCCTACGACCCCGCGGAGGATCGCCTGACGGTGATGCGCAGCAAGGAGGAGGCGCACGACTACCGCTACTTCCCCGAGCCCGACCTGCCGCCGCTGGTGGTGACCGCGGCCGACCTGGACCGGGCGCGGGCGGAGCTGCCGGAGCTGCCCTGGGCCCGCCGGGAGCGCTTCGCCTCCGCGTTCGACCTGCGCCCCTACGACGCGCAGGTGCTGACCGCCACCCGGGCGCTGGCCGATTACTTCGAGGCGGTGGTGGCCGGCGGGGCTGAGGGCCGGGCGGCGTCCAACTGGATCCAGACCGAGGTGCTGGGGGCGCTGGCCCGCGAGAAGAAGGAGTTCGCGGACTTCCGGGTGCCCGCCGCGGGGCTGGCGGAGCTGCTGGGGCTGGTCAAGGACGGCACGCTTTCGGGCAAGATGGCCAAGGACGTGTTCGCGGAGATGGTGTCCACGGGCAGGACCGCCGGCTCGGTGGTGTCCGAGCAGGGCCTGCAGCAGGTCACCGACGCGGGCGCCTTGGACACGGCGGTGCGGCAGGCTCTGGCGCAGAACGCCGACGCCGTGGCATCCTACCTGCAAGGGACGGAGAAGTCCTTCACCTTCCTGGTGGGCATGGTGATGAAGGAAACCCGGGGCCGGGCCAATCCCGCCCTGGTCAACGCAGCTTTGAAGCGGGCCCTCGAGGCCCTGAAGTCCCAAACCTGA
- a CDS encoding low molecular weight protein arginine phosphatase encodes MSDTSTYSILFVCTGNTCRSPMAEAMLRAKLPPEARGRIRVASAGVAAAPGMPASANTVKVLERAGITPGEHRSRPLAAAMLEATDLVLALTAEHRRAILGILPSAAEKTYVLSDFAAPPGREDELVVHDPVGGSLEIYEETFRRIRLHLERALPEILGRVGAG; translated from the coding sequence ATGTCCGACACTTCCACCTACTCGATCCTGTTCGTGTGCACGGGCAACACGTGCCGCAGCCCGATGGCCGAGGCGATGCTTCGGGCCAAGCTGCCGCCGGAGGCGCGGGGACGGATTCGCGTGGCGTCCGCGGGGGTCGCGGCCGCGCCCGGAATGCCGGCCTCGGCGAACACCGTGAAGGTGCTCGAGCGCGCCGGGATTACCCCCGGCGAGCACCGCTCGCGCCCGCTCGCCGCCGCGATGCTCGAGGCGACGGACCTGGTGCTCGCGCTCACCGCGGAGCACCGGCGCGCCATCCTGGGGATCCTGCCTTCGGCCGCGGAAAAGACGTACGTGCTCAGCGATTTCGCGGCTCCCCCCGGCCGCGAGGACGAGCTGGTGGTCCACGATCCCGTGGGCGGCTCGCTCGAGATCTACGAGGAGACATTCCGGCGCATCCGCTTGCACCTGGAGCGGGCCCTGCCCGAGATCCTGGGGCGCGTGGGCGCCGGCTGA
- a CDS encoding L-threonylcarbamoyladenylate synthase has product MLRVIPVEPAEASVQEAVATLRAGGLVAFRTDTLYGISADPAHAGAMARLRALKSRATGGFVSLASDVAMALAASSGIDPRVTRLVTQCWPGPVTLVLAAGESLAPGLRSPDGSWAVRVPDQPWCRCLVSRLGAPLPSTSANLPGRPPVRAATDLAADLGDDLDLAVDGGGVPAETPASALVDARAWPPRLLRGGGPELAAMLR; this is encoded by the coding sequence ATGTTGCGCGTGATCCCGGTTGAGCCTGCCGAAGCGTCGGTGCAGGAGGCCGTCGCCACGCTGCGCGCCGGTGGCTTGGTGGCCTTCCGCACCGACACCCTGTATGGAATCTCCGCCGATCCCGCCCACGCGGGTGCGATGGCCCGTCTGCGCGCGCTGAAGTCGCGTGCGACCGGCGGATTCGTGAGCCTGGCGTCGGATGTGGCCATGGCACTGGCCGCATCCTCGGGCATCGACCCGCGGGTCACCCGTCTGGTGACGCAGTGCTGGCCGGGCCCCGTGACGCTGGTGCTCGCCGCCGGGGAGAGCCTCGCTCCCGGGCTGCGCTCCCCGGACGGTTCGTGGGCGGTGCGCGTGCCCGACCAGCCTTGGTGCCGGTGCCTCGTGAGTCGGCTGGGTGCACCCCTGCCCTCGACCAGCGCGAACCTGCCCGGCCGGCCGCCGGTCCGGGCCGCGACAGATCTGGCTGCCGATCTGGGGGATGACCTGGACCTGGCGGTAGACGGCGGGGGGGTGCCCGCGGAAACGCCCGCCTCCGCACTGGTGGATGCCCGCGCATGGCCCCCGAGGCTGCTGCGCGGCGGAGGACCGGAGCTGGCCGCGATGCTGCGCTGA
- a CDS encoding UvrD-helicase domain-containing protein, whose translation MAPSSDLLSDLNEPQRQAVRHPGGPLLVLAGAGSGKTRVLTRRVAWLLRERGVRPEAVLAFTFTNKAARELRERIAAAVGEPKGLWVGTFHSTGVRILRRWGPEIGIRRDFSIYDDDDQLSVVRALLREEGGTGGKEVTPRQVLSRISDAKEAGVGPEELARHARSPLDRRVARLYARYQEELERASALDFDDLIVCTLRLLRERPAVEAALAGRFEHVLVDEYQDTNAAQAELVNRLASRHGNLCVVGDDDQAIYGWRGADPTHILNFDAAHPGATVIRLEQNYRSTGTILDAANAVIRNNRSRRGKELWTENPRGEKLEWLLARDEEEEAELVRQRVAQAMGAGLTAGDFAVLYRTNAQSRALETSLRRAGLPYQLVGGVAFYQRREIKDLLAYLRLLLHPEDDLAFRRIANVPPRGLGDVFFETLDAEAREGLIPLLEALRRRSGRGDLATRHAGARELLGLLDALAGLREESVDVLVAGLVERTGFRSFLEKSDPDTADERLENVAELIAGATAFALRAEEPTLEAFLAEAALLADIDRMADDAERVTLMTAHAAKGLEFPVVCVVGMEEGLFPHANSALDPARLEEERRLFYVALTRAQQQVLLTGARYRRRFDLAGPTQPSRFLAELPRELLEGGQTPGAQRAAGRSWRDRDFDDFDQRDAPVPGAGGSAGGAGPARTGGAGSHGGGVPRATAEPESGSWVGRQLLHSRFGPGRVVEQEGRGSQAKLTVEFSGGVRRKILARYAEENF comes from the coding sequence TTGGCCCCGAGTTCTGATCTCCTGAGCGACCTCAACGAGCCGCAGCGACAGGCGGTCCGCCACCCCGGCGGACCGCTGCTCGTGCTGGCCGGCGCCGGGAGCGGCAAGACGCGCGTGCTCACCCGGCGGGTGGCGTGGCTGCTGCGGGAGCGCGGAGTGCGGCCCGAGGCGGTGCTCGCGTTCACCTTCACCAACAAGGCCGCGCGCGAGCTGCGCGAGCGCATCGCGGCGGCGGTGGGGGAGCCGAAGGGGCTGTGGGTGGGCACGTTCCACTCCACGGGCGTGCGCATCCTGCGCCGCTGGGGCCCGGAGATCGGCATCCGACGCGACTTCTCCATCTATGACGACGACGACCAGCTGAGCGTGGTGCGGGCACTCCTGCGCGAGGAGGGCGGGACCGGGGGCAAGGAGGTCACCCCGCGGCAGGTGCTCTCGCGCATCTCCGACGCCAAGGAGGCCGGCGTGGGCCCGGAGGAGCTGGCGCGCCATGCGCGCAGCCCGCTGGACCGCCGCGTGGCCCGGCTGTACGCCCGCTACCAGGAGGAGCTGGAGCGCGCCTCGGCGCTGGACTTCGACGACCTGATCGTGTGCACGCTCCGGTTGCTGCGGGAGCGGCCGGCGGTGGAGGCGGCCCTGGCGGGCCGCTTCGAGCACGTGCTGGTGGACGAGTACCAGGACACCAACGCCGCCCAGGCGGAGCTGGTGAACCGCCTGGCGTCGCGCCACGGCAACCTGTGCGTGGTGGGTGACGACGACCAGGCCATCTACGGCTGGCGCGGGGCGGACCCCACGCACATCCTGAACTTCGACGCCGCGCACCCGGGCGCCACGGTGATCCGCCTGGAGCAGAACTATCGCTCCACCGGGACCATCCTCGACGCCGCGAACGCCGTGATCCGCAACAACCGCTCCCGGCGGGGCAAGGAGCTGTGGACCGAGAACCCGCGCGGCGAAAAGCTGGAGTGGCTGCTGGCGCGGGACGAGGAGGAGGAGGCCGAGCTGGTGCGCCAGAGGGTGGCGCAGGCGATGGGGGCCGGGTTGACCGCGGGCGACTTTGCCGTATTATATCGTACCAACGCCCAGTCGCGGGCCCTGGAGACCTCACTCCGGCGCGCCGGGCTGCCCTACCAGCTGGTGGGCGGCGTGGCCTTCTACCAGCGCAGGGAGATCAAGGATCTCCTGGCCTACCTCAGGCTCCTGCTGCACCCCGAGGACGACCTCGCCTTTCGACGCATCGCCAACGTGCCGCCGCGGGGCCTCGGAGACGTGTTCTTCGAGACCCTGGATGCGGAGGCCCGCGAGGGCCTGATCCCGCTGCTGGAGGCGCTGCGGCGCCGTTCGGGGCGGGGGGACCTCGCCACGCGGCACGCCGGCGCGCGCGAGCTCCTGGGACTGCTGGACGCGCTCGCGGGGCTGCGCGAGGAGAGCGTGGACGTGCTGGTGGCCGGGCTGGTGGAGCGGACGGGCTTCCGGTCCTTCCTCGAGAAGTCCGACCCGGACACCGCCGACGAGCGGCTGGAGAACGTCGCGGAGCTGATCGCGGGCGCCACTGCGTTCGCGCTGCGGGCCGAGGAGCCCACGCTGGAGGCGTTCCTGGCCGAGGCGGCCCTGCTCGCGGACATTGACCGCATGGCCGACGACGCCGAGCGGGTCACGCTCATGACGGCGCACGCGGCCAAGGGTCTGGAATTCCCGGTGGTGTGCGTGGTGGGAATGGAGGAAGGCCTCTTCCCGCACGCCAACTCGGCGCTGGACCCGGCGAGGCTCGAGGAGGAGCGCCGCCTGTTCTACGTGGCGCTCACGCGAGCGCAGCAGCAGGTGCTGCTCACCGGGGCGCGCTATCGCCGGCGTTTCGACCTGGCCGGTCCGACGCAGCCGTCGCGTTTCCTGGCCGAGCTGCCGCGGGAGCTGCTGGAGGGTGGGCAGACCCCGGGGGCGCAGCGCGCTGCGGGGCGATCCTGGCGCGACCGGGACTTCGATGACTTCGACCAGCGCGACGCGCCCGTCCCGGGGGCGGGGGGATCGGCGGGCGGCGCCGGGCCGGCCCGCACGGGTGGCGCCGGGAGCCATGGCGGCGGCGTCCCGCGCGCGACGGCCGAGCCAGAGAGCGGCTCGTGGGTGGGGCGGCAGCTGCTGCACTCGCGGTTCGGGCCGGGCCGCGTGGTGGAACAGGAAGGCAGGGGCAGCCAGGCGAAGCTGACGGTGGAGTTTTCCGGCGGCGTCCGCCGCAAGATTCTCGCACGGTACGCGGAAGAGAATTTCTGA
- the rpiB gene encoding ribose 5-phosphate isomerase B, which translates to MKVALGSDHRGLAVKDAAVAWLKAHGHQVTDLGTHDGGSCDYPDYAFPVAEGVARGSFDRGVLVCASGIGMSIAANKVDGVRAALVADADTARMTRAHNDANVLVLSGDRTPAAAVGEIVAAFVGTAFDGGRHQRRLDRIRHYETRHHDPGTESSP; encoded by the coding sequence TTGAAAGTCGCTCTGGGCAGTGACCACCGCGGCCTGGCGGTGAAGGACGCCGCGGTGGCCTGGCTCAAGGCCCACGGGCACCAGGTCACCGACCTCGGCACCCACGACGGCGGTTCGTGCGACTACCCCGACTACGCCTTCCCGGTCGCGGAAGGAGTGGCCCGGGGCAGCTTCGACCGCGGCGTGCTGGTGTGCGCCAGCGGCATCGGCATGAGCATCGCCGCCAACAAGGTGGACGGAGTGCGGGCCGCGCTGGTGGCCGACGCCGACACCGCGCGCATGACCCGGGCGCACAACGACGCCAACGTGCTGGTCCTCTCCGGGGACCGCACCCCGGCCGCGGCCGTGGGAGAGATCGTGGCCGCGTTCGTAGGGACCGCCTTCGATGGCGGCCGCCACCAGCGGCGCCTGGACCGCATCCGCCACTACGAAACCCGCCACCACGACCCGGGAACGGAGTCTTCCCCATGA
- the gatC gene encoding Asp-tRNA(Asn)/Glu-tRNA(Gln) amidotransferase subunit GatC: MKLTSKDIRHVAELARMEVSDADVETYISELGRILGYMEKLAELPTADVPPTASVGVDALPLRPDEERAGFAPGQVLENAPEVCEGHFRVPRVVEG; this comes from the coding sequence ATGAAACTGACCTCGAAGGACATACGGCACGTGGCCGAGCTGGCGCGCATGGAAGTGAGCGACGCCGACGTGGAGACCTACATCTCCGAGCTGGGCCGGATCCTGGGATACATGGAGAAGCTGGCCGAGCTGCCCACCGCCGACGTGCCGCCCACCGCGTCGGTGGGCGTGGACGCGCTGCCGCTGCGCCCCGACGAGGAGCGCGCCGGCTTCGCTCCCGGCCAGGTGCTCGAGAACGCGCCCGAAGTCTGCGAGGGCCACTTCCGCGTGCCGCGGGTGGTGGAAGGATGA
- a CDS encoding peroxiredoxin, with protein METLTVEVGSPAPDFELPGTGGETFRLSDYRGKKNVLLVFYPLDWSPVCSNQLPALQGDKGRFDGLDTQVLGISVDSRWSHDAFSRSLGLGFPLLADIHRSVLRQYGMLREKDNISERALLIVDKKGVVRYRHIFEIGKVPSHDEALRVLQSLA; from the coding sequence ATGGAGACCTTGACCGTCGAAGTCGGCAGCCCGGCGCCGGACTTCGAATTGCCGGGAACCGGCGGGGAGACCTTCCGCCTCTCGGACTACAGGGGCAAGAAGAACGTCCTGCTGGTGTTCTACCCGCTGGACTGGTCGCCCGTGTGCAGCAACCAGCTGCCCGCGCTGCAGGGTGACAAGGGCAGGTTCGACGGGCTGGACACCCAGGTGCTGGGCATCTCGGTGGACAGCCGCTGGTCGCACGACGCCTTCTCCCGCAGCCTGGGGCTGGGCTTCCCGCTGCTGGCCGACATCCACCGCTCGGTGCTGCGCCAGTACGGCATGCTCCGCGAGAAGGACAATATCTCCGAGCGCGCGCTGCTGATCGTGGACAAGAAGGGCGTCGTCCGCTACCGGCACATCTTCGAGATCGGGAAGGTCCCTTCGCACGACGAGGCGCTCCGGGTCCTCCAGTCGCTGGCGTAG
- the gatA gene encoding Asp-tRNA(Asn)/Glu-tRNA(Gln) amidotransferase subunit GatA has translation MITAAALAHDLRAGRLRPTEVAEAALARIAASDPKLHAFLHVRGADDLMAEAAALEKRPRDTWGPLAGVPVALKDNMCAVGQPCTCGSKILEGYRPPYDATVVERLRAADALIVGKTNLDEFAMGSSTENSAYGPTRNPWDPERVPGGSSGGSAAAVASGMVPLALGSDTGGSVRQPAALSGVVGYKPTYGRVSRYGLVAFASSLDQIGPFARTVEDAALLLGVIAGPDARDATCMAEPFRVDAAELAAGVKGLRVGVPDNLLREGLDPEVAAAFHAAVDTLGGLGAARASLELMDPAYAVSAYYIVAPAEASSNLARYDAVRYGLRLPSDDLKGMYLATRRAGFGAEVRRRIMIGTYALSAGYYDAYYLKALKARTLIRRDFERAFGKADVVAVPTSPTPAFRIGEKVSDPLSMYLADVFTLSVNLAGLPGISVPCGFTAAGLPVGLQLIGRFGEDARLLRIAHAFQAATDFHLREPAGSAS, from the coding sequence ATGATCACCGCCGCCGCGCTGGCGCACGACCTGCGCGCGGGCAGGCTCCGCCCCACCGAGGTGGCGGAGGCCGCCCTCGCGCGCATCGCCGCGTCCGACCCGAAGCTGCATGCGTTTCTTCACGTGCGGGGCGCCGACGATTTGATGGCGGAGGCGGCCGCGCTGGAGAAGCGCCCCCGTGACACGTGGGGCCCGCTGGCCGGGGTGCCCGTGGCCCTCAAGGACAACATGTGCGCGGTGGGCCAGCCGTGCACCTGCGGTTCGAAGATCCTGGAGGGATACCGGCCGCCCTACGACGCCACCGTGGTGGAGCGGCTGCGCGCCGCGGATGCCCTGATCGTGGGCAAGACCAACCTGGACGAATTCGCCATGGGTTCGTCCACCGAGAACTCGGCCTACGGCCCCACGCGCAACCCGTGGGACCCGGAGCGGGTGCCCGGGGGATCGAGCGGCGGTTCCGCCGCCGCCGTGGCCTCGGGCATGGTGCCGCTGGCGCTGGGCTCGGACACCGGCGGCAGCGTGCGCCAGCCGGCGGCGCTGAGCGGGGTGGTGGGATACAAGCCCACCTACGGCCGCGTCTCGCGCTATGGCCTGGTGGCCTTCGCCTCCTCGCTGGACCAGATCGGCCCCTTCGCGCGCACCGTGGAGGACGCCGCGCTGCTGCTGGGCGTGATCGCCGGCCCGGACGCGCGCGACGCCACGTGCATGGCGGAGCCCTTCCGCGTGGACGCCGCGGAGCTGGCCGCCGGTGTGAAGGGGCTGCGCGTGGGCGTGCCCGACAACCTGCTGCGCGAGGGGCTGGATCCCGAGGTGGCGGCCGCCTTCCACGCAGCGGTGGACACGCTGGGCGGGCTGGGTGCTGCGCGCGCGTCCCTGGAGCTCATGGACCCGGCCTACGCGGTCTCGGCCTACTACATCGTGGCGCCCGCGGAGGCGTCCTCCAACCTGGCGCGGTACGACGCCGTGCGCTACGGGCTGCGCCTGCCCTCGGACGACCTCAAGGGCATGTACCTCGCCACCCGCCGCGCCGGGTTCGGCGCCGAGGTGCGCCGGCGCATCATGATCGGCACCTACGCGCTCAGCGCGGGCTACTACGACGCCTACTATCTCAAGGCCCTCAAGGCGCGGACCCTCATCCGGCGCGACTTCGAGCGCGCCTTCGGCAAGGCGGACGTGGTGGCGGTGCCCACCTCGCCCACGCCGGCGTTCCGCATCGGCGAGAAGGTGTCCGACCCGCTGTCCATGTACCTGGCGGACGTGTTCACGCTTTCGGTGAACCTGGCCGGGCTGCCGGGAATCTCGGTGCCGTGCGGATTCACCGCGGCGGGCCTGCCGGTGGGGCTGCAGCTGATCGGGCGCTTCGGGGAGGACGCGCGCCTGCTGCGCATCGCGCACGCGTTCCAGGCGGCCACCGATTTCCACCTGCGCGAGCCCGCGGGGAGCGCGTCATGA